The following are from one region of the Natronosporangium hydrolyticum genome:
- a CDS encoding DEAD/DEAH box helicase, whose product MSELLPTLQAAGIRHSLVDYLTTTFGLTDGDARDGLDRFLADPDNGMFKGPYVRLRLPFRPADTGWRDALEWYEGPAPYGHQAAAFARLTSAVDGQRRRPLPTLVTTGTGSGKTEAFLHPILDHVLRSRRAGETGLKALILYPMNALANDQAARLTTLLTSQPALAGVTAAIYTGQAGPTRTTVTPDGLITDRGIIRDTAPDILLTNYKMLDQLLLRAEDQELWRQSATSLQYLVLDEFHTYDGAQGTDVAMLLRRLGLALKSHWRDDHPSPQIDEAARARPLGLVTPVATSATLGDQGDPTVMCDFARTVFGEHFDADAVVTETRLGLAEWVGDAPKTVADAGFTAVNGEAVDVAGALAAVEALGHDPTGGQLAQALLAALYGVPTDRLAGAEPALLSALCRAHPLVQRLAREAERAVAVETLAGRLLPHTGGGAQAEAMLAHLLAALSHVRAATGREALAVDAHLWVRELTRIDRAAVATTQFRWGDDGPPASSDDAEQLRPSFPAIFCRHCGRSGWGVGLARVGTSLAADDHKIRSDHARREGRFRPLLYAPVEAAAVLAEEDKVEGLMWFSVRHRELLPKVAEDDPEVRDGWVLPVLTNVGPEADKLSHDDTCPSCGQTDAIRFLGSAVATLLSVSLSTLFGSPTLDAAEKKALVFTDSVQDAAHRAGFVQARSHTLTLRAALREAVADGALTLDALVDEVIREAGNDPFARYRLLAPECADRQSFLPFWQAATLRSVPARVRARVRRRLALDAALEFGLNSRTGRTLELTGAVAVEVEAGLPERIAGAARAALEGASWQGTLGADGPDDATLVRWVRGVLDRMRAQGAIDHPWFDRYRACDGNRWWVTGGRPRSEGMPAFPSAGRGRTGRPAPAYPTVGGSPRRDGDLDPVTSPQAWYARWTSRVLDVSRQDGGRLARLLFDRLARDGVLTTTTSDSGATIYAVPASGIVVTPTVEADLTAGRHLLVCDTCRATTPGTVAAVGQLTGAPCLHVRCRGRLRTEPLADNFYRRLYASPDMRRVVAREHTSMLDDETRRAYEDGFRAAAASPQAPNVLVATPTLEMGIDIGDLSAVFLASLPRTVASYLQRVGRAGRLTGNALNLAFVTGRGDQLPKLGDPLSLLDGEVRPPATYLAAEEILRRQYTAYLADRFARDPARRHPRTAVGAIGSTAPGTFLGDLIRHAEQHAGTDLPRFLASFDGLPVEVTDGLREWLVPLTGPGSSGFAAHARAASDRWRQTVATLEERRTALAAVLPELEARAQSPAVTDDDRQALRSAEATRKLIGGQLAHLRTSYWISVLEEYGLLPNYTLLDDSVTLDVGLSWTDPDTGSYEYASARFERGSAQALREFALGATFYARGWEITIDAVDLGLDGAAIRPWAFCPACGYGADLLATGQETTVSACERCGSRGIADSGQRLDVVELTRVSAEVRRDEVAISDRRDERGHVGFQVVTAADIDPAQVARRWFVEGTGLGCSYLRSVDLRWLNLGPHGHGTSRAVAGDEHQGTLFRVCAGCGKKDTDAGRNRPHEHRPWCPHRSSATEQTRTIALSRTLRTQGLLIRLPYAVTVGDDFAVPSLAAALLLGLREQLGGHPDHIRVEHVVDPTHSDGTDNHEAILLHDAVPGGTGYLAETASPEHLRALLVAAWEKVRDCDCRHEDRLACHRCLLPFVAPGAVPRISRASADRHLRTLLGLAPEAETADDSAWTVTDVPPHEEPESHLERAFQRLLLSRLRREGAAVTETPGAVGNVVRFTLPGTHRQWTLTPQANVGDARPDFLLETTDMNVPSVAIFTDGHAYHATAAANRLADDAAKRANLRDAGLVVLAVTAHDVTATEQGADPPPHWYNPDLAGTIMNVPLLQAPPEVYRLLGRGPIPWLVDWVAQPQPEAARNVARAMPMFLNRGAQPVQVPQDAELATVARAALCDEPLPAGPRTVHLHRCGGLAAVVEMTASGVVEVAAVLDDRDSALDEEHADAWRAWLRLANALALRDWPTTLTTTSLVGAATTAGGPGRPLGVWADVYDAAAPGEERRLVAVLAAYDGITPPVVGAEGPDGIPLDLSWPDLHIAVVFSPLSPTDQADLAAAGWRLVEPAPELVAAALAAATPHSPGGR is encoded by the coding sequence GTGAGTGAACTGCTCCCGACGCTGCAGGCGGCCGGCATCCGGCACAGCCTGGTGGACTACCTGACCACCACGTTCGGGTTGACCGACGGGGACGCCCGGGACGGGCTGGACCGGTTCCTCGCCGACCCGGACAACGGCATGTTCAAGGGGCCGTATGTGCGGCTGCGGCTGCCGTTTCGCCCCGCCGACACCGGCTGGCGCGACGCTCTGGAGTGGTACGAAGGCCCGGCGCCGTACGGGCATCAGGCGGCGGCGTTCGCCCGGCTCACCTCGGCGGTTGACGGCCAACGTCGCCGGCCGCTGCCGACGCTTGTCACCACCGGCACCGGGTCGGGCAAGACCGAGGCGTTCCTCCACCCGATCCTCGACCATGTGTTGCGATCGCGTCGGGCCGGCGAGACCGGGTTGAAGGCGCTGATCCTGTACCCGATGAACGCGCTCGCCAACGACCAGGCGGCCCGGTTGACGACGCTGCTCACCAGCCAACCCGCGCTGGCCGGGGTCACCGCCGCCATCTACACCGGGCAGGCCGGGCCGACCCGCACCACAGTCACCCCGGACGGGTTGATCACTGACCGGGGGATCATCCGGGACACCGCGCCGGACATCCTGCTCACCAACTACAAGATGCTCGACCAGCTGCTGCTGCGCGCCGAGGATCAGGAGCTGTGGCGGCAGTCGGCGACCAGCCTGCAGTATCTGGTGCTTGACGAGTTCCACACCTACGACGGGGCGCAGGGCACCGACGTGGCGATGCTGCTGCGCCGGCTCGGGCTGGCGCTGAAGAGCCACTGGCGCGACGACCACCCAAGCCCGCAGATCGACGAGGCGGCCCGGGCCCGGCCGCTGGGCCTGGTGACGCCGGTGGCGACCTCGGCGACGCTCGGGGATCAGGGCGACCCGACGGTGATGTGCGACTTCGCCCGGACGGTCTTCGGCGAGCACTTCGACGCCGACGCGGTGGTCACCGAGACCCGGCTGGGGCTGGCCGAGTGGGTCGGCGACGCGCCGAAGACGGTGGCCGACGCCGGGTTCACCGCGGTCAACGGCGAGGCCGTCGATGTTGCCGGGGCGCTGGCGGCGGTCGAGGCGCTCGGGCACGACCCGACCGGCGGCCAGCTCGCCCAGGCGCTGCTCGCCGCGCTGTACGGCGTACCGACCGACCGGTTGGCCGGGGCCGAGCCGGCGCTGCTGTCGGCGCTGTGCCGGGCGCATCCGCTGGTGCAGCGGCTGGCCCGGGAGGCGGAGCGGGCGGTCGCGGTGGAGACTCTCGCCGGCCGGCTCCTCCCCCACACCGGCGGCGGCGCCCAGGCCGAGGCGATGCTGGCGCACCTGCTGGCGGCGCTGAGCCACGTCCGCGCCGCCACCGGCCGCGAGGCGCTGGCGGTCGACGCGCACCTGTGGGTGCGGGAGCTGACCCGGATCGACCGGGCGGCGGTCGCGACCACCCAGTTCCGGTGGGGCGACGACGGGCCGCCGGCCTCGTCCGACGACGCCGAGCAGCTGCGGCCGTCGTTCCCGGCGATCTTCTGCCGCCACTGTGGCCGCTCCGGCTGGGGCGTCGGGCTGGCGCGGGTCGGCACCAGCCTGGCGGCTGACGACCACAAGATCCGGTCGGACCACGCCCGGCGCGAGGGCCGGTTCCGCCCGCTGCTCTACGCGCCGGTGGAGGCCGCCGCCGTGCTGGCGGAGGAGGACAAGGTCGAGGGTCTGATGTGGTTCTCGGTGCGGCACCGGGAGCTGCTCCCCAAAGTCGCCGAGGACGACCCGGAGGTGCGGGACGGGTGGGTGCTGCCGGTGCTCACGAACGTCGGGCCGGAGGCCGACAAACTGAGCCACGACGACACCTGCCCCTCCTGCGGGCAGACTGACGCGATCCGGTTCCTCGGCAGCGCCGTCGCCACCCTGCTGTCGGTGTCACTGTCCACCCTGTTCGGTTCGCCCACGCTCGACGCCGCCGAGAAGAAGGCGCTTGTCTTCACCGACTCGGTGCAGGACGCCGCCCACCGGGCCGGGTTCGTGCAGGCCCGGTCGCACACGCTGACCCTGCGGGCGGCGCTGCGGGAGGCGGTCGCCGACGGCGCGCTGACCCTCGACGCGCTTGTGGACGAGGTGATCCGGGAGGCCGGCAACGACCCGTTCGCCCGCTACCGGCTGCTCGCCCCGGAGTGCGCCGACCGGCAGTCGTTCCTGCCGTTCTGGCAGGCGGCGACGCTGCGCTCGGTGCCGGCGCGGGTGCGGGCCCGGGTGCGGCGCCGGTTGGCGCTGGACGCGGCGCTGGAGTTCGGGCTGAACTCCCGCACCGGCCGCACCCTGGAGCTGACCGGCGCGGTGGCGGTCGAGGTGGAGGCCGGCCTGCCCGAGCGGATCGCCGGCGCCGCCCGGGCGGCGCTCGAGGGCGCCTCCTGGCAGGGCACGCTCGGCGCCGACGGACCCGACGACGCCACCCTGGTGCGGTGGGTGCGCGGGGTGCTGGACCGGATGCGGGCGCAGGGCGCGATCGACCACCCGTGGTTCGACAGGTACCGGGCCTGCGACGGCAACCGCTGGTGGGTCACCGGCGGTCGGCCGCGCAGCGAGGGCATGCCGGCGTTTCCGTCCGCCGGCCGGGGGCGGACCGGCCGGCCCGCCCCGGCGTACCCGACGGTGGGTGGCTCGCCGCGGCGCGACGGGGACTTGGACCCGGTCACCTCCCCGCAGGCCTGGTACGCCCGTTGGACCTCCCGGGTGCTCGACGTCTCCCGGCAGGACGGCGGCCGGCTGGCGCGGCTGCTCTTCGACCGGCTCGCCCGCGACGGGGTCCTCACCACCACGACGAGCGACTCCGGGGCCACCATCTACGCCGTGCCCGCCTCCGGCATCGTGGTGACGCCGACCGTCGAGGCCGACCTCACCGCCGGCCGGCACCTGCTGGTCTGCGACACCTGCCGGGCCACCACCCCCGGCACGGTCGCGGCCGTCGGCCAGCTCACCGGGGCGCCGTGCCTGCACGTACGCTGCCGGGGCCGGCTGCGGACCGAGCCGCTGGCCGACAACTTCTACCGCCGGCTCTACGCCTCCCCCGACATGCGGCGGGTGGTGGCCCGCGAGCACACCAGCATGCTCGACGACGAGACCCGCCGGGCGTACGAGGATGGGTTCCGCGCCGCCGCCGCCAGTCCGCAGGCGCCGAATGTGCTTGTCGCCACCCCCACGCTGGAGATGGGGATCGACATCGGCGACCTGTCGGCGGTGTTCCTGGCGTCGCTGCCCCGCACCGTCGCCTCCTACCTGCAGCGGGTCGGCCGGGCCGGCCGGCTCACCGGCAACGCGCTGAACCTGGCCTTCGTCACCGGTCGCGGCGACCAGTTGCCGAAGCTCGGCGATCCGCTGTCGCTGCTGGACGGTGAGGTCCGGCCGCCGGCGACGTATCTGGCCGCCGAGGAGATCCTGCGCCGGCAGTACACCGCCTACCTGGCGGACCGGTTCGCCCGCGACCCGGCCCGCCGCCACCCCCGGACGGCGGTGGGGGCGATCGGCTCCACCGCGCCCGGGACCTTCCTCGGCGACCTGATCCGACACGCCGAGCAGCACGCCGGGACCGACCTCCCCCGTTTCCTGGCCTCCTTCGACGGGCTGCCGGTCGAGGTGACCGACGGGCTGCGGGAGTGGCTGGTCCCGCTCACCGGGCCCGGCAGCAGCGGCTTCGCCGCCCACGCCCGGGCCGCCAGCGACCGGTGGCGGCAGACGGTGGCGACGCTTGAGGAACGGCGCACGGCGCTCGCCGCCGTCCTGCCCGAGCTGGAGGCGCGGGCCCAGTCGCCGGCGGTCACCGACGACGACCGGCAGGCGCTGCGCTCGGCCGAGGCCACCCGCAAGCTGATCGGCGGGCAGCTGGCGCACCTGCGCACCAGCTACTGGATCAGCGTGCTGGAGGAGTACGGCCTGCTGCCGAACTACACCCTGCTCGACGACTCGGTCACCCTCGACGTCGGACTGTCCTGGACTGACCCGGACACCGGATCGTACGAGTACGCCAGCGCCCGGTTCGAGCGGGGCTCCGCGCAGGCGCTGCGGGAGTTCGCCCTCGGCGCCACCTTCTACGCCCGCGGCTGGGAGATCACCATCGACGCGGTCGACCTGGGGCTCGACGGCGCCGCGATCCGGCCGTGGGCGTTCTGCCCGGCCTGCGGCTACGGCGCGGACCTGCTGGCGACCGGCCAGGAGACCACCGTCTCCGCCTGCGAGCGCTGCGGCAGTCGCGGCATCGCCGACTCCGGCCAGCGGCTCGACGTGGTCGAGCTGACCCGGGTCTCGGCCGAGGTGCGGCGGGACGAGGTGGCGATCTCCGACCGGCGGGACGAACGCGGCCACGTCGGGTTCCAGGTGGTCACCGCCGCCGACATCGACCCGGCGCAGGTCGCCCGCCGGTGGTTCGTCGAGGGCACCGGGCTCGGCTGCAGCTATCTGCGCTCGGTCGACCTGCGGTGGCTCAACCTGGGGCCGCACGGCCACGGCACCAGCCGCGCCGTCGCCGGCGACGAGCACCAGGGCACCCTGTTCCGGGTCTGCGCCGGCTGCGGCAAGAAGGACACCGACGCCGGCCGCAACCGGCCGCACGAGCACCGACCCTGGTGTCCACACCGGAGCTCGGCCACCGAGCAGACCCGGACCATCGCGCTCTCCCGCACGCTGCGCACCCAGGGGCTGCTGATCCGGCTGCCCTACGCGGTGACGGTCGGCGACGACTTCGCCGTGCCCAGTCTCGCCGCGGCGCTGCTGCTCGGGCTGCGGGAACAGCTCGGCGGCCACCCCGACCACATCCGGGTCGAGCATGTTGTCGACCCGACGCACTCCGACGGCACCGACAACCACGAGGCGATCCTGCTGCACGACGCCGTCCCCGGCGGCACCGGCTACCTGGCCGAGACCGCGTCGCCGGAGCACCTGCGGGCGCTGCTGGTGGCGGCGTGGGAAAAGGTCCGCGACTGCGACTGCCGGCACGAGGACCGGCTCGCCTGCCACCGGTGCCTGTTGCCGTTCGTCGCCCCCGGTGCGGTGCCGCGGATCTCCCGGGCCTCGGCCGACCGCCACCTGCGTACGCTGCTGGGGTTGGCGCCGGAGGCGGAGACCGCCGATGATTCGGCCTGGACGGTGACCGACGTGCCGCCGCACGAGGAGCCGGAGTCGCATCTGGAGCGGGCCTTCCAGCGGCTGCTGCTGAGCCGGCTGCGCCGGGAGGGAGCCGCCGTCACCGAGACCCCGGGCGCCGTCGGCAACGTCGTCCGCTTCACGTTGCCCGGCACCCACCGGCAGTGGACGCTCACCCCACAGGCGAACGTCGGCGACGCCCGCCCGGACTTCCTGCTCGAGACCACCGACATGAACGTCCCCTCGGTGGCGATCTTCACCGACGGCCACGCCTATCACGCCACCGCCGCGGCCAACCGGCTCGCGGATGACGCGGCCAAGCGGGCGAACCTGCGCGACGCCGGGCTGGTCGTGCTCGCGGTCACCGCCCACGACGTCACCGCCACCGAGCAGGGCGCCGACCCGCCGCCGCACTGGTACAACCCGGACCTCGCCGGCACCATCATGAACGTCCCACTGCTCCAGGCGCCGCCGGAGGTCTACCGCCTGCTCGGCCGCGGGCCGATCCCATGGCTGGTCGACTGGGTGGCGCAGCCGCAGCCGGAGGCCGCCCGCAACGTCGCCCGGGCAATGCCGATGTTCCTCAACCGCGGCGCCCAACCGGTCCAGGTCCCGCAGGACGCGGAGCTGGCGACCGTGGCCCGGGCGGCGCTCTGCGACGAGCCGCTGCCGGCCGGACCGCGCACCGTGCATCTGCACCGCTGCGGTGGGTTGGCCGCCGTAGTGGAGATGACAGCCAGCGGGGTGGTCGAGGTCGCCGCCGTCCTCGACGACCGGGACTCGGCGCTCGACGAGGAGCACGCCGATGCCTGGCGGGCGTGGCTGCGGCTGGCCAACGCGCTGGCGCTGCGGGACTGGCCGACGACCCTGACCACCACCAGCCTGGTGGGCGCGGCCACCACCGCCGGCGGGCCCGGCCGGCCGCTCGGCGTCTGGGCCGACGTCTACGACGCCGCCGCGCCCGGGGAGGAACGGCGGCTGGTCGCCGTGCTCGCCGCCTACGACGGCATCACCCCGCCGGTGGTCGGCGCCGAGGGCCCCGACGGGATCCCGCTCGACCTGTCGTGGCCCGACCTCCACATCGCCGTCGTCTTCTCCCCCTTGTCCCCCACAGATCAGGCAGACCTCGCCGCCGCCGGGTGGCGACTCGTCGAGCCGGCACCGGAGCTCGTCGCCGCCGCACTCGCCGCCGCCACCCCCCACTCCCCCGGAGGACGCTGA
- a CDS encoding class I SAM-dependent DNA methyltransferase — translation MSGSDAILVGESWISEHYFTTEATSESFRAKVVERRKAWDAEAKEGRATPRSRFTEARQALEADLASLSELLDPTVSPDRQDNRSVDAVAGGVHDRLLDILELRGHGLHLEQDGPLLRISSPGVTDRAPLVVVTATPVTAVEDLLTKDGVTLAEPVRLTDDGDEVKSAAKLVSTLFVTEDGPDFILVLAGRWALLTERERWAEGRYLAVDVQLVCERNDTKRAGEIDRALTCLSAQSIAPDADGKVWWQEVLEASVKHTVGVSKDLRDGVRLSIEIIANEVVDRRRAQGLPPLPAAEAQPLAKQSLRFLYRILFLLYAEASPELGVLPVGATEYDQGYSLDRLRELVQVELTNPRTRGGTHLYESLGVLFRLVDRGHSPAAEAGDEEEASATSGLTFHALRADLFRPEAIAHIDAVGLGNVALQQVLTHLLLSKESRGKDRGFISYAELGINQLGAVYEGLMSYTGFFAETDLYEVAKNGDASKGSWVVPVDRAGGISSADFVKAPDPTTGEEKPVLHRQGSFVFRLAGRERQQSASYYTPEVLTRFTVGQALEELLDQDGHTTTAAEILELTVCEPALGSGAFAIEAVRQLADQYLKRRQVELNQKIDPDEYPKRLQEVKAYLALHNVYGVDLNATAVEFAEITLWLDTMAKDLAAPWFGLHLRRGNSLVGARRAVYRRSQITDKSWLKATPDEVPLTSLVEDMTAGRVDSTGIHHFLLPAEGWGAAADAKEAAALVPEAAKRLKDWRRGIRSKPNKQQTDALVELAHRVEVLWQIAYRRLQIAEEQIRRAIPVWKAGDLPVGGTVSREEIERALADADGAYQRLRLVMDAWTALWFWPLTDQTTTVNEVRVEPPTLADWITGLQALLGRSPELRKSKLPKDTLAAGVSWEELNQAEQLELGFAGAHPVQNVLQKHPWLVVCQRVAAQQGFFHWHLDFASVFARGGFDLQVGNPPWVRPRSDVDALLAEGDPWWQLAVKPTQAQVKQKREATLALPGIQNLVVDGATDIAGLAEFVGSPAYPHLQGLQPDLYRCFMEQTWRNASGRGSIGLIHPESHFTDEKAGKLRRATYHRLGRHWQFTNALFLFEVHDQISFGVHIYASNRTSPRFLMATSLYHPETVLRSFDHDGSGAEPGLKDPEGKWDLRPHRSRITTVTQSTLETWHAILEGPDVPVGGTRMVYAVNRATAAVLDKLSNARRIGELGLHFSPGWHEKNDRTKGYFESEWGAPDSWQDVILQGPHLFVATPIYKSPNETMLHNQDWSATDFETLAANAVPVTAYKPTGDRHRYDRDYTHWGDDEERRSARDFYRLAWRAMAANTGERTLIPALIPPGAAHVNGVFCVGSPNVSLRTLVEIAGFTGSLVSDLLIRAAPKSGIYQGSFERLPIVRDHPLQKQLFSRTLRLNCVTDAYADLWRECWSDEFLRDEWTGGLAHARRLPLGDVGPEWTADTPLRITADRRQALVEIDALVALMLGLTADELCTIYRTQFPVLYGYDRKRDHYDANGRLVPQEVLKVWRKKGDRISEEERTATNQAGNTYTYELPFRTLDREADMRQAYAHFERLLAERS, via the coding sequence ATGAGCGGGTCGGACGCGATCCTGGTCGGCGAGAGCTGGATCTCGGAGCACTACTTCACCACCGAGGCCACGAGCGAATCGTTCCGCGCCAAAGTGGTCGAGCGGCGCAAGGCGTGGGACGCCGAGGCCAAGGAGGGCCGGGCCACTCCCCGGTCCCGGTTCACCGAGGCCCGGCAGGCGCTCGAAGCCGACCTGGCGAGCCTGTCCGAGCTGCTCGACCCGACGGTGAGCCCCGACCGACAGGACAACCGGTCGGTCGACGCGGTCGCCGGAGGCGTCCACGACCGGCTGCTCGACATCCTGGAGCTCCGCGGCCACGGCCTGCACCTCGAGCAGGACGGCCCGCTGCTGCGGATCTCGTCCCCGGGCGTCACCGACCGGGCGCCGCTTGTGGTGGTCACCGCCACGCCGGTCACCGCGGTCGAGGACCTGCTCACCAAGGACGGGGTGACCCTCGCCGAGCCGGTGCGGCTCACCGACGACGGCGACGAGGTGAAGTCGGCCGCCAAGCTGGTGTCGACGCTCTTCGTCACCGAGGACGGCCCCGACTTCATACTGGTGCTCGCCGGCCGCTGGGCGTTGCTTACCGAACGGGAACGCTGGGCCGAGGGCCGCTACCTGGCGGTCGACGTGCAGCTGGTCTGCGAGCGCAACGACACCAAACGCGCCGGCGAGATCGACCGGGCGCTTACCTGCCTGTCGGCCCAGTCGATCGCCCCGGACGCCGACGGCAAGGTGTGGTGGCAGGAGGTCCTGGAAGCGTCGGTGAAGCACACCGTCGGCGTCTCCAAGGACCTGCGCGACGGCGTCCGCCTCTCCATCGAGATCATCGCCAACGAGGTGGTGGACCGGCGCCGGGCGCAGGGTCTGCCGCCGCTGCCGGCGGCCGAGGCGCAGCCGCTGGCGAAGCAGTCGCTGCGGTTCCTCTACCGGATCCTGTTCCTGCTCTACGCCGAGGCCTCCCCCGAGCTGGGGGTGCTGCCGGTCGGCGCCACCGAGTACGACCAGGGGTACAGCCTCGATCGGCTCCGCGAGCTGGTGCAGGTGGAGCTGACAAACCCGCGTACCCGCGGCGGCACCCACCTGTACGAGTCGCTGGGCGTGCTCTTCCGGCTGGTGGACCGTGGCCACTCCCCCGCCGCCGAGGCCGGCGACGAGGAGGAGGCGTCGGCCACCTCGGGGTTGACCTTCCACGCGCTGCGCGCGGACCTGTTCCGCCCGGAGGCGATCGCCCACATCGACGCGGTGGGCCTGGGCAACGTCGCGCTGCAGCAGGTGCTGACCCACCTGCTGCTCAGCAAGGAGTCCCGCGGCAAGGACCGAGGCTTCATCTCGTACGCGGAGCTGGGCATCAACCAGCTCGGCGCGGTCTACGAGGGACTGATGTCCTACACCGGCTTCTTCGCCGAGACCGACCTCTACGAGGTGGCGAAGAACGGCGACGCCTCGAAAGGCTCGTGGGTGGTGCCGGTGGACCGGGCCGGGGGCATCTCGTCGGCCGACTTCGTCAAAGCACCGGACCCGACCACCGGCGAGGAGAAGCCGGTGCTGCACCGGCAGGGCTCGTTCGTGTTCCGACTGGCCGGGCGGGAGCGGCAGCAGTCGGCCTCCTACTACACCCCCGAGGTGCTGACCAGGTTCACCGTCGGGCAGGCGCTGGAGGAGCTGCTCGACCAGGACGGCCACACCACCACCGCGGCCGAGATCCTGGAGCTGACCGTCTGCGAGCCGGCGCTGGGCTCCGGCGCGTTCGCGATCGAGGCGGTGCGCCAGCTCGCCGACCAGTACCTCAAACGCCGCCAGGTCGAGCTCAACCAGAAGATCGACCCGGACGAGTATCCCAAGCGGCTGCAGGAGGTCAAGGCGTATCTGGCGCTTCACAACGTGTACGGGGTGGACCTGAACGCGACCGCCGTCGAGTTCGCCGAGATCACCCTGTGGCTCGACACCATGGCCAAGGACCTGGCCGCCCCATGGTTCGGCCTGCACCTGCGCCGCGGCAACTCACTTGTCGGCGCCCGCCGCGCCGTCTACCGCCGCAGCCAGATCACCGACAAATCCTGGCTGAAGGCGACCCCGGACGAAGTACCGCTGACCTCACTGGTCGAGGACATGACCGCCGGTCGGGTCGACAGCACCGGCATCCACCACTTCCTGCTACCGGCCGAGGGCTGGGGCGCCGCCGCCGACGCGAAAGAGGCCGCCGCCCTCGTCCCCGAGGCGGCGAAGCGGCTAAAGGACTGGCGGCGCGGCATCAGATCGAAGCCGAACAAGCAGCAGACCGACGCGCTTGTCGAGCTGGCGCACCGCGTCGAGGTGCTGTGGCAGATCGCCTACCGCCGGCTGCAGATCGCCGAGGAACAGATCCGCCGCGCCATCCCGGTTTGGAAGGCCGGCGACCTGCCGGTCGGCGGCACGGTGTCGCGGGAGGAGATCGAGCGGGCGCTCGCCGACGCCGACGGCGCCTACCAGCGGCTGCGGCTGGTGATGGACGCCTGGACCGCGCTCTGGTTCTGGCCGCTCACCGACCAGACCACCACCGTCAACGAGGTACGGGTGGAGCCGCCCACCCTGGCCGACTGGATCACCGGGTTGCAGGCGCTGCTGGGCCGCAGCCCAGAGCTACGCAAGTCCAAACTGCCCAAGGACACGCTTGCGGCCGGGGTGAGCTGGGAGGAGCTGAACCAGGCCGAGCAACTGGAACTCGGCTTCGCCGGCGCCCACCCGGTGCAGAACGTCCTGCAGAAGCATCCCTGGCTTGTGGTGTGCCAACGAGTCGCCGCCCAGCAAGGGTTCTTCCACTGGCACCTCGACTTCGCCTCCGTCTTCGCCCGCGGCGGCTTCGACCTCCAAGTCGGAAACCCACCTTGGGTCAGACCCCGATCGGACGTCGATGCGCTGCTCGCCGAGGGCGACCCGTGGTGGCAGCTCGCGGTCAAACCCACCCAAGCACAAGTGAAGCAGAAGCGGGAGGCGACACTCGCCCTGCCTGGCATCCAGAACCTGGTGGTAGACGGCGCCACCGACATCGCCGGCCTCGCCGAGTTCGTCGGCTCGCCGGCATACCCACATCTGCAGGGCCTCCAGCCCGACCTCTACCGCTGCTTCATGGAGCAGACCTGGCGGAATGCCTCCGGTCGCGGCTCGATCGGACTCATCCATCCCGAGTCCCACTTCACTGATGAGAAGGCTGGCAAACTTCGCAGAGCGACCTACCATCGCCTAGGCCGCCATTGGCAATTCACGAACGCCCTCTTCTTGTTTGAGGTGCATGACCAGATTTCGTTCGGGGTGCACATATACGCCAGCAACCGGACAAGTCCTCGCTTCCTCATGGCGACGTCGCTCTACCACCCGGAGACGGTGCTTCGGTCGTTCGATCACGACGGCTCAGGTGCCGAGCCGGGTCTCAAGGATCCCGAGGGCAAGTGGGACCTCCGCCCTCACCGCAGCCGCATTACCACCGTCACCCAATCGACGCTAGAGACTTGGCACGCGATCCTCGAAGGGCCAGACGTTCCGGTAGGCGGAACACGAATGGTGTATGCGGTGAACCGGGCGACAGCGGCGGTACTCGACAAGCTGTCGAATGCTAGACGCATCGGTGAACTCGGCCTCCACTTCTCACCTGGATGGCACGAGAAGAACGACCGAACAAAGGGCTACTTTGAATCGGAGTGGGGGGCACCTGACTCGTGGCAGGACGTAATCTTGCAAGGTCCACACCTATTCGTCGCAACCCCTATCTACAAATCGCCGAACGAAACGATGCTGCACAACCAGGACTGGTCAGCGACGGACTTCGAGACGCTGGCGGCCAATGCGGTGCCGGTGACCGCCTACAAGCCGACCGGCGACCGGCACCGCTACGACCGCGACTACACCCACTGGGGTGACGACGAGGAACGTCGCTCTGCCCGCGACTTCTACCGCCTCGCCTGGCGCGCCATGGCCGCGAACACTGGAGAACGCACACTCATACCCGCGCTCATCCCTCCAGGCGCAGCCCATGTGAACGGAGTCTTTTGCGTCGGATCGCCGAACGTCTCGCTTCGTACCCTCGTCGAGATTGCGGGTTTCACCGGTTCGCTTGTAAGCGACCTGTTGATCCGCGCTGCACCGAAGAGCGGCATCTACCAGGGTTCATTCGAACGTCTTCCGATAGTCCGTGATCATCCGCTCCAGAAGCAGCTTTTCAGCCGTACGCTGCGGCTCAACTGCGTGACCGATGCGTACGCGGATCTGTGGCGGGAGTGTTGGTCGGACGAGTTCCTACGGGACGAGTGGACGGGCGGGTTGGCGCATGCGCGGCGGCTGCCGCTCGGCGACGTTGGGCCGGAGTGGACTGCCGATACGCCGCTGCGGATTACGGCTGACCGGCGGCAGGCGCTGGTGGAGATCGACGCGTTGGTGGCATTGATGCTCGGGCTGACCGCCGACGAGCTGTGCACCATCTACCGCACGCAGTTCCCCGTGCTCTACGGCTACGACCGGAAGCGTGACCACTACGACGCCAACGGCCGGTTGGTGCCGCAGGAGGTGTTGAAGGTGTGGCGGAAGAAGGGGGATCGGATCAGCGAGGAGGAGCGCACCGCCACCAACCAGGCCGGCAACACCTACACGTACGAGTTGCCGTTCAGGACCCTGGACCGGGAGGCGGACATGCGGCAGGCGTACGCCCACTTCGAGCGGCTGCTGGCGGAGCGGTCGTGA